In Actinomycetota bacterium, a genomic segment contains:
- a CDS encoding phage major capsid protein: MKEILERILGALQEGRDLTEAELLEARQALAAEIPEERPEPGITRMGGQDEMAEFRSYLRGETRSLHTGVGSEGGYLVPQGFYRTIVEKKEKLSVIRKLATVQSTTNKETPVPIDASTAEAQVIAEGANYPLLDLAFGQKVLRAHKFGGITTATEEIIQDAAFNIEELVASRIAKFLARAEDKKFINGTGMGEPRGLLLDVTVVNNDSPLTPGTIPIDIVREMVGSLDAAYLENATWLMSQSVYAALLANAKQTGDYYLLDFVSGPAPKLAGRPVAISAYMPAANAQSSVVLVLGDFSEFLILDREGMELQVLKELYAGAGKIGYKFHTRTDGVVVVSEAFVGAGTGTTP, translated from the coding sequence ATGAAGGAGATATTGGAAAGGATCCTCGGAGCCCTGCAGGAGGGGCGCGACCTCACTGAGGCCGAGCTGCTTGAGGCGCGCCAGGCTCTGGCTGCGGAGATACCGGAGGAAAGGCCGGAGCCCGGCATTACCCGCATGGGCGGGCAGGACGAGATGGCTGAGTTCCGCTCCTACTTGCGCGGCGAGACCCGGTCCCTGCACACCGGTGTGGGTTCTGAGGGTGGCTACCTGGTGCCGCAGGGATTCTACCGCACCATCGTGGAGAAGAAGGAAAAGCTCTCCGTCATCCGGAAGCTGGCCACCGTCCAGTCCACCACCAACAAGGAGACGCCGGTTCCCATCGATGCCTCCACCGCCGAGGCGCAGGTCATAGCGGAGGGAGCGAACTATCCTCTGCTCGATCTGGCCTTCGGGCAGAAGGTGCTGCGTGCCCACAAGTTCGGTGGGATCACCACCGCTACGGAGGAAATCATCCAGGATGCCGCGTTCAACATTGAGGAGCTGGTGGCTTCGCGCATCGCCAAGTTCCTGGCCCGCGCGGAAGACAAGAAGTTCATCAACGGGACCGGGATGGGCGAGCCTCGTGGCCTTCTGCTCGATGTGACTGTCGTGAATAATGACAGCCCACTCACCCCAGGCACCATCCCCATCGACATCGTGCGTGAGATGGTGGGGTCCCTAGATGCCGCGTACCTGGAGAACGCCACCTGGCTCATGAGCCAGTCGGTGTATGCGGCCCTGCTCGCCAACGCCAAGCAGACTGGGGATTACTACCTGCTGGACTTCGTGTCCGGTCCGGCTCCTAAGCTGGCGGGGCGCCCTGTGGCCATCTCCGCATACATGCCCGCAGCCAACGCCCAGTCGTCCGTGGTCCTTGTCCTGGGGGACTTCAGCGAGTTCCTCATCCTGGACCGCGAGGGGATGGAGCTCCAGGTCCTCAAGGAGCTGTATGCCGGGGCTGGAAAAATCGGGTACAAGTTCCATACCCGCACTGACGGCGTCGTCGTGGTCTCCGAGGCGTTTGTGGGTGCGGGGACTGGCACCACGCCGTAA
- a CDS encoding HK97 family phage prohead protease yields the protein MPAIKPHKTEVIEAEWDANEEVARLRPGEDEAYYRRMFAWQDPDADPTTKTAYKFPHHKVSGDGEPGPAVIRGCQAGIAALNGARGGADIPDSDREGVWEHLASHLEDADVEPAPLKRGVEIPYAEWRAVRGRPELRQGGEQDSPGIIEATPGIPYDTPVSDAMGFREVIDRGAAAEAVKNEMIICTFNHNPSELLGFVGNKTLELSETDTGVNWRCVLPPTIDGRKVADLVAGGYVWGASFMFLPTKEIWEGDVRHIVDMELWEVGPVSMPAYDATRVSISRGLFSPREELALRRSMAGFATDEDMDVLYRAYRYLADLFQGEEAKREAAKSAEGRGLTRLAELLSEILRRL from the coding sequence TTGCCAGCTATAAAACCGCATAAAACCGAGGTTATCGAAGCAGAATGGGACGCGAACGAGGAGGTGGCCCGTCTGCGCCCCGGAGAGGACGAGGCGTATTATCGCCGTATGTTCGCCTGGCAGGATCCGGATGCAGACCCCACCACTAAGACCGCCTACAAGTTCCCTCATCACAAGGTTTCCGGAGATGGCGAGCCTGGCCCTGCGGTAATCAGGGGATGTCAGGCGGGCATCGCCGCCCTCAACGGAGCGCGTGGAGGCGCTGACATCCCGGACTCCGATCGCGAAGGGGTCTGGGAGCACCTCGCGTCTCACCTGGAGGACGCCGATGTCGAGCCCGCGCCTCTGAAGAGGGGAGTGGAGATCCCCTACGCCGAGTGGCGCGCGGTCCGGGGCAGGCCTGAACTGCGCCAGGGCGGCGAGCAGGACAGCCCCGGCATCATCGAGGCCACCCCCGGTATCCCTTACGACACCCCCGTCTCCGACGCCATGGGGTTCAGAGAGGTCATCGACCGAGGCGCTGCAGCTGAGGCCGTCAAGAACGAGATGATCATCTGCACCTTTAACCACAATCCATCGGAGTTGCTCGGCTTTGTTGGGAACAAAACCCTTGAGTTGAGTGAGACCGATACGGGGGTCAATTGGAGGTGTGTCCTCCCGCCCACCATTGATGGGCGGAAGGTGGCCGACCTGGTGGCAGGGGGTTACGTGTGGGGTGCCTCCTTCATGTTCCTCCCCACCAAGGAGATATGGGAGGGGGACGTCCGCCACATCGTGGACATGGAGTTGTGGGAAGTGGGGCCTGTCTCCATGCCCGCCTACGACGCCACACGTGTGTCTATATCGCGGGGCCTGTTCTCTCCTCGGGAGGAGCTGGCACTGCGTCGCAGCATGGCTGGGTTCGCCACGGATGAGGACATGGACGTCCTCTACCGGGCGTATCGATACCTCGCTGACCTCTTCCAGGGGGAGGAGGCGAAGCGAGAGGCGGCCAAATCCGCTGAGGGCAGGGGCCTGACGCGGCTGGCCGAGTTGCTGTCCGAGATCCTAAGACGACTGTAG
- a CDS encoding tape measure protein — MSRGEEILIRIKAEAQQAVETLKRLDAQADALKKGFSGVGDVIGKGFKVAAATVAALGTASVAVGAKMLSGAGQVERYAAVLETVTGSAETARQKLAWLRDFAAKTPFELPGLMEAATKLEAYGFSAEKYLSVLGDTSAALGKDVMAAVEALADATTGEFERLKEFGIKASAEGAKVAFEYVDKSGKQQRVVVDKTNREMIASTLTAIWNERYEGAMERMSTTWEGMWSNMKDAMTKALADAGKDLLPIFKPALEQVTAFLEGEQFRGILQTIGTSFAELAPVIMRVFEAASPLVEVFGQLVEALTPVFVDLIGRLADVLSRAAEALVNSGVVDSIARIVQAVGSEFVDLLDRLLQIAIPLLDIALKAITPLTEIADKLGLIQGFVYALIAAEVASGISSLVQSTMTLASSLMSLGTAAAVGTAATGAAVTGGLAALTAPITASASSIGAAIGGGIVAGITGYAIGNKIAECLKSLTGLKQAEQELMEAEAREAQSQKQLNQILAERAEKMRTIVENNRAAVMSTQEYNDRLALMTKYFHNQQLASDFAVASLVDVRAALDALTAQQIVWNQSAADLVGKNDEAAAKLREMANAAAQARLELAAVSGVLKEEALAALAQMAPLPGQVADALRSSNPQVVAAGQEAINAYISGLVQVAGLPPAQAAQISRAVAQALGSADPEIRRKGYEQIAALVRGLVQSKGLPQQAAWEIARSVGQALGLSDREIAEIANKYGIALEEIRKQLAARIPNVKAEAEGFASTMRRLLKLEGSPGVDEWAPQLYRQALRGIEAEFRLANFPAATEHAIAAPAAVMASGGFTYNIHFHIPGFFGTKHELDALARRLITEHIPRARYGTVGA; from the coding sequence ATGTCTCGCGGTGAAGAGATACTGATACGCATAAAGGCCGAAGCCCAGCAAGCCGTCGAAACGCTGAAGCGGCTCGATGCCCAGGCCGACGCCCTGAAGAAGGGCTTCTCCGGCGTTGGGGACGTCATCGGTAAGGGCTTCAAGGTCGCCGCCGCCACCGTGGCCGCGCTCGGGACTGCCTCCGTGGCCGTGGGCGCAAAGATGCTCTCGGGAGCCGGGCAGGTGGAGCGTTATGCGGCCGTGCTGGAGACGGTCACCGGCTCCGCGGAGACTGCCCGCCAGAAGCTCGCCTGGCTGCGGGACTTCGCCGCCAAGACCCCCTTTGAGCTCCCGGGCCTCATGGAGGCGGCCACTAAACTGGAGGCCTACGGCTTCTCCGCTGAAAAGTATTTGAGCGTGCTCGGCGACACCTCCGCGGCCCTGGGCAAGGACGTCATGGCCGCCGTGGAGGCCCTGGCGGATGCTACCACGGGTGAGTTCGAGCGGCTGAAAGAGTTCGGTATCAAGGCCTCCGCGGAAGGGGCCAAGGTGGCGTTCGAATACGTGGACAAGAGCGGAAAGCAACAGCGGGTGGTCGTCGACAAGACCAACCGCGAGATGATCGCCTCCACCCTCACCGCCATTTGGAATGAGCGGTATGAAGGGGCGATGGAGCGCATGTCCACCACCTGGGAGGGCATGTGGTCCAACATGAAGGATGCGATGACCAAGGCCCTAGCCGATGCTGGCAAAGACCTCCTCCCGATATTCAAACCCGCCCTGGAGCAGGTCACCGCTTTCCTCGAGGGGGAGCAATTCCGTGGGATCCTCCAGACCATCGGCACCTCCTTCGCCGAGTTGGCGCCGGTGATCATGCGGGTCTTCGAGGCCGCCTCTCCGCTGGTCGAAGTCTTTGGCCAGCTGGTCGAGGCCCTCACGCCCGTATTCGTCGACCTCATCGGGCGCCTTGCCGACGTCCTCTCCCGGGCCGCAGAGGCGCTGGTTAATTCTGGGGTCGTGGACTCCATTGCCAGGATCGTCCAGGCGGTGGGATCGGAGTTCGTCGACCTCCTCGACCGCCTCCTCCAGATCGCTATCCCCCTCCTCGACATCGCCCTCAAAGCCATTACTCCCCTCACCGAGATAGCCGACAAACTGGGGCTGATCCAGGGCTTCGTCTACGCTCTCATCGCGGCCGAGGTGGCCTCCGGCATCTCGTCTCTCGTGCAATCCACCATGACCCTCGCCTCATCTCTCATGAGTCTGGGCACGGCTGCCGCCGTGGGAACTGCGGCTACGGGAGCTGCAGTCACAGGCGGGCTCGCGGCCCTTACCGCCCCGATCACCGCCTCCGCCAGCTCTATTGGTGCGGCGATAGGGGGCGGAATCGTAGCGGGCATCACGGGATATGCCATTGGCAACAAGATAGCCGAATGCCTGAAGTCCTTAACGGGGCTGAAGCAGGCAGAACAGGAGTTGATGGAAGCCGAAGCGCGGGAGGCGCAGTCGCAGAAGCAACTCAACCAGATATTGGCGGAGCGGGCAGAGAAGATGCGGACCATAGTGGAGAACAACCGGGCCGCGGTTATGAGCACGCAAGAGTACAACGATCGGCTAGCCCTGATGACCAAATATTTCCATAACCAGCAACTGGCCTCCGATTTCGCAGTGGCATCTCTGGTGGACGTGCGCGCGGCCCTGGACGCTCTGACCGCGCAGCAGATAGTATGGAATCAATCCGCAGCTGACCTCGTGGGCAAGAACGATGAGGCCGCCGCCAAGCTGCGGGAGATGGCAAATGCGGCAGCGCAGGCGCGCCTGGAGCTCGCAGCGGTGAGCGGCGTGCTCAAGGAGGAGGCTCTCGCCGCCCTTGCCCAGATGGCTCCCCTGCCCGGCCAGGTGGCGGACGCTCTGCGTTCCTCCAACCCGCAGGTTGTGGCTGCGGGGCAGGAGGCGATCAATGCATATATTAGCGGATTAGTTCAGGTGGCAGGCTTGCCTCCGGCGCAGGCTGCGCAGATAAGCAGGGCGGTTGCGCAGGCGCTCGGGTCCGCCGACCCGGAAATCAGGCGCAAGGGATACGAGCAGATAGCCGCCCTGGTCAGGGGATTGGTGCAGAGCAAGGGGTTACCACAGCAGGCGGCATGGGAGATCGCCAGGTCCGTTGGCCAGGCCCTTGGGCTGTCGGATAGAGAGATCGCGGAAATCGCGAATAAATACGGCATCGCCCTGGAAGAGATTCGAAAACAGCTGGCCGCAAGGATACCGAACGTCAAGGCGGAGGCGGAAGGGTTCGCGTCCACCATGCGTAGATTGCTAAAGCTGGAGGGATCCCCCGGTGTTGACGAGTGGGCTCCACAGCTGTACCGACAAGCCTTGAGGGGTATCGAGGCTGAGTTCAGGCTCGCGAATTTTCCAGCGGCAACAGAGCACGCGATAGCGGCTCCCGCCGCCGTAATGGCTTCAGGAGGATTCACATACAACATCCATTTCCATATACCGGGGTTCTTCGGCACTAAACACGAGCTGGACGCCTTAGCCAGGCGGCTCATCACAGAACATATACCCAGAGCTCGATATGGCACAGTAGGGGCGTGA
- a CDS encoding HK97 gp10 family phage protein produces MNFAIEAQKRMDLQKDLRDLQERLLSNAVAYEMLQEVRRAAPRRTGRLAGSFGAKVDPGEEIDIYSTSFIARLYNYGFRPHVWFTQLPGGRKVFHHSPGARKNPQGNYAEPAVKRVLRRLRG; encoded by the coding sequence GTGAACTTCGCGATTGAGGCACAGAAACGCATGGACCTGCAGAAGGACCTGCGCGACCTGCAGGAGAGGCTGCTCTCCAATGCCGTGGCCTACGAGATGCTGCAGGAGGTGCGGCGCGCAGCCCCGCGTCGCACGGGCAGGCTGGCGGGTTCCTTCGGGGCCAAGGTCGATCCGGGGGAGGAGATAGATATATACTCCACCTCCTTCATCGCCCGGCTCTACAACTACGGGTTCCGCCCGCACGTGTGGTTTACCCAGCTGCCCGGCGGGCGCAAGGTGTTCCACCACAGCCCCGGAGCACGGAAGAATCCGCAGGGTAACTATGCCGAGCCCGCAGTGAAGCGCGTGCTGCGCCGCCTGAGGGGGTGA